The following DNA comes from Pseudomonadota bacterium.
AAGCGCAAAGGCGAGGGGGACCGGAGCTCGGCACCGCGGAGAGCACGATGTTGATCTCGTCGAAGATGCGGGCTGCCTCGTCGCGCACTGCATCGTACTTGGAGCTAGTCTTTCTGCGGGAGAGAATCAAGCCCACTTTGTCGCGCAGCCCCTCGAGATAGCATCGAGCGGCGTCGGTCGGCCTCAGGGCGTAGAGCTTGAGCACCGATCTCACGTTTATGTTGTTGAGCCAGAGGTCCTCTCCCTCGAGCGTGACGCTCATGCCGCCGGTGATCGTGTCGTAGATGTTTCCAAGCCTGCCGAGCACCGCGTGCTGGAGCGAGTTGACCGCGCCGTTGAACTGCGCGTTCGATTTTCCGCCCTTGGACCACACGAACTGCTGGTACCTGTACAGACCGTGGGACAGACCGCAGAGCATGCCCACGTCGTTCGGGTTGTCGTGCACGAGTTCCCGCACATCGGTGTCGTTCACGCACACGCCCATGCCCGGATCATAGGTCCAGCGCTGGTCCGGTTCGGGACTGAAGGTGAGCTGATGGTCGAGAGGCAGGTCGGTGGAGTGCATGCGCTCTGCGCGCTCCCCGCGGCCTGTGATCTTTCTGGTGAGCTCCGATAACCTTTTGAAATCGCTTATCATCTCACTCGCAATCCGATGCGCGCACTCGCCCCCTGCTCTATTTATCGGCAAGGAGCCTATCCAAAGTTGCGGAATAGGCGGAAAGAAGTTCTTTTCCCGCCTTATCCTCGGCCAGGACCACCGTCATGGCCTTCAGGGCCTTCGTCTGGGCGTGGCTCAGTTTCAGGTTCCGGATGTTGTGGCCACTGAAGAAGATCTCCCCCCTGCGGCTGTCGAAGTGTATGGAGGCGACCTCGTTTTCCATGATGAAGGTGTATGTGACCCGGTCCCTGGATACCGCGATCACGCTGTCCGGCATGCGCCGGGGCCCGCGCCCCACGTGCCTCGAACGGCCGCCCATCATGCGAATGAGATCCAGAGAGGACGGCTTGTGCTCGTTGCCGCCTCCCTCTGCAGCCATCGGCTGTCTCTTTTTCTCGATATCTCTCATCCCGACCCCCCCAAGTTTATCCTCCCCGCGCATTTTATTGCAGATACTGTGCCATCGAGCCTCGGGGGAGCGGTTCATAAGGTGCTGTAAATTAACATTAATTAAGGTGCGATTCGGACGGGGGGCCTCTCAATTCGGTAAGAGTTCTCAAAACGGAATAATATCAGGCGATATGAGTCAGGATTTTGACATGTGAGCAGCGTGAGACTAATGACATCAGTATGCAAATTATCTGGATCGAGGGACACACGGTGCGGGGCGTTGGCCGGATATGGGCCGCGAGATCAAAGAAAGGCCTTTTGATCATATCCCTCTCAGGGGGAATGAAGGCCCTCCTCCACCGCCTGCCGCGCGATGCGAAAATCGTCCGGGACGCCGAGAGGTTTCGCAAGTTCTTTCATGCGATCGACATGGGGAGCGGATTCACGTTCAAGGGGGCGCTCGACCTGCGGGGCACCGAGTTTCAAAAGAGGGTCTGGCGCGCGATCGCGACCATCCCGCGCGGCCAGACCCGCAGCTA
Coding sequences within:
- a CDS encoding methylated-DNA--[protein]-cysteine S-methyltransferase; the protein is MQIIWIEGHTVRGVGRIWAARSKKGLLIISLSGGMKALLHRLPRDAKIVRDAERFRKFFHAIDMGSGFTFKGALDLRGTEFQKRVWRAIATIPRGQTRSYAWLAKKAGRPRAARAAASACGANPLPLLIPCHRVIAGSGTLGGFSGGPTLKRKLLMLEGVLVK